One genomic segment of Bradyrhizobium prioriisuperbiae includes these proteins:
- a CDS encoding NAD(P)-dependent oxidoreductase, with amino-acid sequence MTILVTGSAGHLGEALMRTLRAAGRPARGIDLKPSAWTDRTGSISDPDFIRQCMDGVRTVIHAATLHKPHVATHTAQDFIDTNLTGTQVLLEAAVAAGVEAFVFTSTTSAFGAALTPAAGEPAAWVTEDVVPIPRNIYGVTKVAAEDLCQLVHRQHGLPVIVLRTSRFFPEADDNAAVRDSYATANAQANELLYRRVDIADVVGAHLVAIEKAPILGFRRYIISATTPFTRDHLPALRRDAASVVRRLFPDSDRLYATRGWTLLPSMDRVYVNERAVTDLGWRPTYDFAHVLASLRAGEDFRSPLAREIGSKGYHAETFVEGPYPVA; translated from the coding sequence ATGACCATTCTCGTAACCGGAAGCGCGGGCCATCTCGGCGAGGCGCTGATGCGAACTTTGCGCGCCGCGGGCCGGCCGGCCCGCGGCATCGACCTCAAGCCGTCGGCATGGACCGATCGCACGGGCTCCATCAGCGATCCCGATTTCATCCGGCAATGCATGGACGGCGTGCGCACGGTGATCCATGCCGCGACCCTGCACAAGCCGCATGTCGCAACCCATACCGCCCAGGACTTCATCGACACCAATCTCACCGGCACGCAGGTGCTGCTGGAGGCGGCCGTCGCCGCCGGTGTCGAAGCCTTCGTCTTTACCAGCACCACCAGCGCCTTTGGCGCGGCGCTGACGCCGGCCGCCGGCGAACCGGCGGCCTGGGTGACCGAGGATGTGGTTCCGATCCCGCGTAATATCTACGGCGTGACCAAGGTCGCGGCAGAGGATCTGTGCCAGTTGGTCCATCGCCAGCACGGCTTGCCGGTGATCGTGCTGCGCACCTCGCGATTTTTTCCCGAGGCCGACGACAATGCCGCCGTGCGGGACAGCTACGCCACGGCCAACGCCCAGGCCAACGAGCTGTTATACCGGCGGGTCGATATCGCGGACGTCGTCGGTGCGCATCTGGTGGCGATCGAAAAAGCACCGATTCTCGGCTTCCGCCGTTACATCATTTCAGCGACCACGCCGTTCACACGTGACCACCTTCCGGCCCTGCGCCGCGACGCCGCAAGCGTGGTGCGCCGGCTCTTCCCCGACAGCGACAGGCTTTATGCGACGCGCGGCTGGACCCTGTTGCCGAGCATGGATCGCGTCTATGTCAATGAACGCGCCGTGACGGACCTCGGCTGGCGGCCGACATACGATTTCGCGCATGTGCTGGCCTCGCTGCGGGCCGGCGAGGATTTCCGCAGCCCGCTGGCGCGCGAGATCGGCAGCAAGGGCTATCACGCCGAAACCTTCGTGGAAGGCCCCTACCCGGTGGCTTGA
- a CDS encoding uroporphyrinogen-III synthase, whose product MADKLSGYRILILETREEAQFSRLLAEQGADVLQCPMFIIHDAPDPAPIEAWIRRSIDRPFDDLVLMTGEGLRRLMKVVRRIGLEQEFITSLGATRTFARGPKPGRALREIGLEPKVTTETPTSEGVAEILKRVDLTQHRVGLQLYPDKDHGTLTNAIKAQGADVDTVLPYIYDAQAADTNIIEAIEEMANGRVDAIALTNANQVRRLIDAAESRGFDTKLREGLARTQIASVGPAVSDALRAHGLRTDIYPADDAFFMRPLISAMSIALGKTPPRATCEDRGAQSFD is encoded by the coding sequence ATGGCGGACAAACTCAGCGGTTATCGCATTCTCATTCTGGAGACGCGTGAGGAGGCCCAATTCTCCCGGCTGCTCGCCGAGCAAGGCGCCGACGTGTTGCAGTGTCCGATGTTCATTATCCATGACGCCCCCGATCCCGCGCCGATCGAGGCCTGGATCCGGCGCAGCATTGACCGGCCGTTCGATGATCTCGTGCTGATGACCGGCGAAGGCCTGCGCCGGCTGATGAAAGTCGTCCGCCGCATCGGCCTCGAACAGGAATTCATCACGTCACTCGGCGCCACCCGCACCTTCGCGCGCGGTCCCAAGCCCGGACGCGCGCTGCGCGAGATCGGGCTGGAGCCAAAGGTCACCACCGAAACGCCGACATCCGAAGGCGTCGCCGAGATCTTGAAACGGGTTGACCTGACACAACACCGCGTCGGGCTGCAGCTCTATCCCGACAAGGATCATGGCACGCTGACCAATGCCATCAAGGCGCAAGGTGCCGACGTCGATACGGTGCTGCCTTACATCTACGATGCGCAGGCCGCGGACACCAACATCATCGAGGCGATCGAGGAGATGGCGAACGGGCGTGTCGATGCCATCGCATTGACCAATGCCAATCAGGTGCGCCGGCTGATCGACGCGGCCGAGAGTCGCGGTTTTGACACCAAACTTCGTGAGGGACTCGCCAGGACCCAGATCGCCTCCGTCGGCCCTGCCGTCTCCGATGCGTTGAGGGCGCACGGCCTGCGCACCGATATCTATCCGGCCGACGATGCGTTCTTCATGAGGCCGCTGATCAGCGCGATGTCCATCGCATTGGGCAAGACGCCGCCACGCGCCACGTGTGAAGACCGAGGAGCTCAATCTTTCGATTGA
- a CDS encoding nucleotidyl transferase AbiEii/AbiGii toxin family protein has product MPQYLDPIFSILPAAQIEIWKDLATAPKLAFVLYGGTAIALHLGHRQSVDFDFFRSEPLDKNQIHASFKFIDGAVVLQDSPETLVVLAQMPSGPVKVSFFGGLSLGRIKPPLQTRDGVLLVASLEDLMATKLKATLDRAEAKDYRDIAEMISAGVSLSIGLSAFQQMFRGEPSQVLRALGFFKDGDLATLSERDRDILRNARDRVEDLPHVSLTQGSLAIPLDESYDRNGISQSKD; this is encoded by the coding sequence ATGCCGCAATATCTTGATCCGATTTTTTCGATCCTGCCGGCGGCTCAAATCGAAATTTGGAAAGACCTCGCGACGGCCCCGAAACTCGCTTTTGTCCTCTACGGCGGGACGGCAATTGCGCTTCATCTCGGGCACCGACAATCGGTCGATTTTGATTTTTTCCGATCTGAACCGCTCGACAAAAACCAGATCCACGCCTCGTTCAAATTTATCGACGGAGCCGTTGTGCTGCAGGACAGCCCCGAGACGCTTGTCGTGCTCGCGCAGATGCCGTCCGGACCAGTCAAGGTTTCATTCTTCGGCGGACTGAGTCTCGGGCGCATCAAGCCGCCGCTGCAGACCCGTGACGGCGTATTGCTGGTCGCGTCGCTGGAAGATCTTATGGCGACAAAGCTGAAGGCGACGCTGGACCGCGCCGAGGCCAAAGACTATCGAGACATCGCCGAGATGATTTCTGCAGGCGTATCCCTGTCGATCGGTTTGAGCGCCTTTCAGCAGATGTTCAGGGGAGAGCCGTCCCAGGTTCTTCGCGCTCTTGGGTTTTTTAAGGATGGCGATCTTGCGACGCTCAGCGAGCGCGATCGAGACATCCTCAGGAATGCTCGCGACCGGGTTGAAGATCTGCCGCATGTCTCTCTAACGCAGGGATCGCTCGCGATCCCGCTCGATGAGAGCTACGATCGCAACGGCATTTCTCAATCGAAAGATTGA
- a CDS encoding ABC transporter substrate-binding protein — translation MFSAPALAQETVKIGLIVPMTGGQASTGKQIDNAIKLYMQQNGATVAGKKIEVILKDDAALPDNTKRLAQELIVNDKVNIIAGFGVTPAALAAAPLATQAKVPQIVMAAGTSIITEKSPYIARTSFTLPQSATVIGDWAVKNGIQKVAVLVSDYAPGVDALASFKEHFEGGGGKIVEEIKVPLANPDFAPFLQRMKDSKPDAMFVFVPAGQGGNFMKQFVERGLDKTGIKVIGPGDVVDDDLLNNMGDAALGIVTAHIYSAAHPSAKNKEFVAAYEKAYGNRPGFMAVGGYDGIHLIYEALKKTGGKADGDSLIAAMKGMAWESPRGPISIDPETRDIVQNVYIRKVEKRDGQLYNVEFATFGPIKDPGKIKK, via the coding sequence ATGTTCAGCGCGCCGGCGCTGGCCCAGGAGACGGTCAAGATTGGCCTGATCGTGCCGATGACCGGCGGCCAGGCGTCCACCGGCAAACAGATCGACAATGCGATCAAGCTCTATATGCAGCAGAACGGTGCAACCGTTGCCGGCAAGAAGATCGAAGTCATCCTGAAGGACGACGCGGCACTGCCTGACAACACCAAGCGGCTGGCGCAGGAGTTGATCGTCAATGACAAGGTCAACATCATCGCCGGCTTCGGCGTGACGCCGGCGGCGCTGGCCGCGGCTCCGCTCGCGACCCAGGCCAAGGTGCCGCAAATCGTGATGGCCGCGGGCACCTCGATCATCACCGAGAAGTCGCCCTACATCGCCCGCACCAGCTTCACATTGCCGCAGTCGGCGACCGTGATCGGTGACTGGGCGGTGAAGAACGGCATCCAGAAGGTTGCCGTGCTGGTATCCGACTATGCGCCGGGCGTCGACGCTCTGGCCTCGTTCAAGGAGCATTTCGAAGGCGGCGGCGGCAAGATCGTCGAGGAAATCAAGGTGCCGCTGGCCAACCCGGATTTCGCGCCGTTCCTGCAGCGCATGAAGGACTCCAAGCCCGACGCCATGTTCGTGTTTGTGCCGGCCGGCCAGGGCGGCAATTTCATGAAGCAGTTCGTCGAGCGTGGCCTCGACAAGACCGGCATCAAGGTGATTGGTCCCGGCGACGTGGTGGATGACGACCTGCTCAACAACATGGGCGATGCGGCGCTTGGCATCGTTACCGCGCACATCTACTCCGCGGCGCACCCCTCGGCGAAGAACAAGGAATTCGTCGCAGCCTACGAGAAGGCCTATGGCAACCGCCCGGGCTTCATGGCGGTCGGCGGTTATGACGGCATCCACCTGATCTACGAAGCGTTGAAGAAGACCGGTGGCAAGGCCGATGGCGATTCCCTGATCGCAGCGATGAAGGGCATGGCGTGGGAAAGCCCGCGCGGCCCGATTTCGATCGATCCGGAGACCCGCGACATCGTGCAGAACGTCTATATCCGCAAGGTCGAGAAGAGGGACGGGCAGCTCTACAATGTGGAGTTTGCGACCTTCGGGCCGATCAAGGATCCGGGCAAGATCAAGAAGTAA
- the fcl gene encoding GDP-L-fucose synthase, translated as MATTPFELKGKTVFVAGHGGMVGGALVRRLAREGVELLTATRQHVDLADQAAVYRWFAAARPQVVFFAAAKVGGIVANNTLRGEFIYDNLIIATNVIHAAHVNGAEKLMFLGSSCIYPKLAPQPLREDSLLTGPLEPTNEPYAIAKIAGIKLVEAYRSQYGSDFISVMPTNLYGPGDNYHPEYSHVVAALIRRFHEAKVSGASEVVVWGTGTPRREFMFVDDMADACVHLMKGYSGDNIINIGTGEDITIAEFARVVAETVGYKGAITFDTSKPDGTPRKLLDVGRLADLGWRARTSLADGMKQAYQSFLNRPA; from the coding sequence ATGGCGACCACGCCGTTCGAACTGAAGGGCAAGACGGTTTTTGTCGCGGGTCATGGCGGCATGGTCGGCGGCGCGCTGGTGCGCCGGCTCGCCCGCGAAGGTGTCGAGTTGCTGACCGCCACCCGTCAACACGTCGATCTGGCGGATCAGGCGGCGGTCTATCGCTGGTTCGCCGCGGCCCGCCCGCAGGTCGTGTTCTTCGCGGCCGCCAAGGTCGGCGGCATCGTCGCCAACAATACGCTCCGCGGCGAGTTCATCTACGACAACCTGATCATCGCCACCAACGTGATCCACGCCGCACACGTCAATGGTGCCGAGAAGCTGATGTTTCTGGGCTCGTCCTGCATCTATCCGAAGCTCGCGCCACAACCCTTGCGAGAGGATTCGCTGCTGACCGGGCCGCTGGAGCCGACCAACGAGCCGTACGCTATCGCCAAGATCGCCGGCATCAAGCTGGTGGAAGCCTACCGCAGCCAGTATGGCAGCGATTTCATCAGCGTGATGCCGACCAACCTCTACGGTCCGGGCGACAATTATCATCCCGAATACAGCCATGTGGTCGCGGCGCTGATTCGCCGCTTCCACGAAGCCAAGGTCTCGGGCGCGTCCGAGGTGGTGGTCTGGGGCACCGGGACGCCGCGCCGCGAGTTCATGTTCGTGGACGACATGGCGGATGCCTGCGTCCATCTCATGAAGGGCTATTCCGGTGACAACATCATCAATATCGGCACCGGCGAGGACATCACCATTGCCGAGTTCGCCCGCGTGGTCGCCGAGACGGTCGGTTACAAAGGGGCCATCACTTTCGACACCTCGAAGCCGGACGGCACGCCGCGCAAACTGCTCGATGTCGGCCGGCTGGCCGATCTGGGCTGGCGCGCCCGCACCTCGCTGGCGGATGGCATGAAGCAGGCTTACCAGTCGTTTCTGAACCGGCCAGCGTAA
- a CDS encoding branched-chain amino acid ABC transporter permease — translation MTVLTILFDGVAYGMLLFVLACGLSVTMGLMNFVNLAHGAFAMAGGYACVILVNKSGLPFFAALPLAFLAAALIGFVLERLLYRHLYGRTHLDQVLFTIGLVFMAVTAMDYWMGSQQVFIQIPEYLRSQIDVFGVGIGRYRLMIIVICGLLTIALQLILAKTRFGSRLRAAVDDARAANGLGINVNQVFALTFAFGSGLAGLGGALGAEILGLDPYFPLKFMIYFLIVVSVGGTSTITGPFLASLLLGIGDVAGKYYVPKLGAFVIYAMMIVLLLWRPNGLFGRSAAR, via the coding sequence ATGACCGTTCTGACCATCCTGTTCGACGGCGTTGCCTACGGCATGCTGCTGTTCGTGCTGGCCTGCGGTCTCTCCGTGACCATGGGGCTGATGAATTTCGTCAATCTCGCCCATGGCGCGTTCGCGATGGCGGGTGGTTATGCCTGCGTCATCCTGGTCAACAAGTCCGGCCTGCCGTTCTTCGCGGCGCTGCCGCTGGCGTTCCTGGCTGCGGCGCTGATCGGCTTTGTGCTGGAGCGGCTGCTGTATCGTCATCTTTATGGACGCACCCATCTCGATCAGGTGCTGTTCACCATCGGCCTGGTGTTCATGGCGGTCACGGCGATGGACTACTGGATGGGATCGCAGCAGGTCTTCATCCAGATTCCGGAGTACCTGCGCAGCCAGATCGACGTCTTTGGCGTCGGTATCGGCCGCTATCGGCTGATGATCATCGTCATCTGCGGGCTTCTGACCATCGCCCTGCAGTTGATCCTGGCGAAGACGCGGTTCGGCAGCCGCCTGCGGGCGGCGGTTGACGACGCGCGCGCGGCGAACGGCCTCGGCATCAATGTCAACCAGGTGTTCGCGCTGACCTTTGCGTTTGGCTCCGGCCTTGCCGGTCTCGGCGGCGCGCTGGGTGCGGAGATCCTTGGGCTCGATCCGTATTTCCCGCTGAAGTTCATGATCTACTTCCTGATCGTGGTCTCGGTCGGTGGCACCTCGACCATCACCGGGCCGTTCCTGGCGTCGCTGCTGCTCGGCATCGGCGACGTCGCCGGTAAGTATTACGTGCCGAAGCTCGGCGCGTTCGTGATCTACGCCATGATGATCGTGTTGCTGCTCTGGCGTCCGAACGGCCTGTTCGGCCGCTCGGCGGCGCGGTGA
- the purU gene encoding formyltetrahydrofolate deformylase, which yields MPQSQFVLTLSCPDRPGIVAAVSAFLFANGQNILDAQQFSDTETGHFFMRVLFEPATSTVALDRLQQDFGDIAARFSIDWQMRDRADRRRVMLLVSKFDHCLADILYRWRTGELDMIPTAIVANHPRETYNGFDFGDVPFHHLPVTRETKQVQEAQILKLVEETKTDLVVLARYMQVLSDDLSAKLSGRCINIHHSFLPGFKGARPYHQAHARGVKLIGATAHYVTADLDEGPIIDQDVERISHRDAPEDLVRKGRDIERRVLARAVRFHLEDRVILNGRKTVVFTD from the coding sequence ATGCCCCAGTCCCAGTTCGTGTTGACGCTTTCGTGTCCGGATCGCCCCGGCATCGTGGCCGCGGTCTCCGCCTTTCTGTTCGCCAACGGCCAGAACATCCTGGATGCGCAGCAGTTCAGCGACACCGAAACCGGGCATTTCTTCATGCGGGTGCTGTTCGAACCGGCGACGTCCACGGTCGCGCTCGACCGGCTGCAGCAGGATTTCGGCGACATTGCAGCGCGCTTTTCCATCGACTGGCAGATGCGCGACCGCGCCGACCGGCGCCGGGTGATGCTCTTGGTCTCGAAGTTCGATCATTGCCTGGCTGATATTCTCTATCGCTGGCGCACCGGCGAACTGGACATGATTCCGACCGCGATCGTCGCCAATCATCCGCGCGAAACCTATAACGGCTTCGACTTCGGCGACGTTCCGTTCCACCATCTGCCGGTCACCCGTGAGACCAAGCAGGTGCAGGAGGCCCAGATCCTGAAACTGGTCGAGGAGACCAAAACCGATCTGGTTGTCCTGGCGCGCTACATGCAGGTGCTGTCGGACGATCTTTCGGCGAAGCTGTCCGGGCGCTGCATCAACATCCACCACTCGTTCCTGCCGGGTTTCAAGGGCGCCAGGCCCTATCACCAGGCGCATGCGCGCGGCGTCAAGCTGATCGGTGCCACCGCGCACTATGTCACCGCCGATCTCGACGAGGGCCCGATCATCGATCAGGACGTCGAGCGCATCAGCCACCGCGACGCGCCGGAAGACCTCGTCCGCAAGGGTCGCGACATCGAGCGCCGCGTGCTGGCCCGCGCGGTGCGCTTCCATCTCGAGGATCGCGTCATTCTCAACGGCCGCAAGACCGTGGTGTTTACGGATTAA
- a CDS encoding CoA transferase encodes MQQFPLAGIRVIEIGCGDALGYCGKLFADFGAEVIKIEPPGGDPARRIAPLVDAGGGHLESGTFAWLNTNKQSITADLNTAADVAKIRALLSTADLLLDARPPAELQASPLSHQDLRRAEPGLAITALSWFGEHGPYRDYAMTESVCRSLAGLVKLVGPVEGPPVLPRDGQIAMTGGLTAFIPSLAGLYGHTTGARRFSVSLHAAFLHITEFDTGLALEAGFTRPRPGLNRFGRGYPSGNFMTRHGWLGVTVVTPAQWVGFCKLIGLPELGHDARYNTTIDRFTRAEELRDIITPALMQRTALEWFERGIPLRLTLAVVPDMGELLAQEVHRGRGAFAPVSIGTASFEAPVLPQHLTRALPKPNGRAPLAGDTAVETLPPHTRLADRAATKTDPLPLDGLRIIDLTMGWAGPTATRQMADLGADVIKVESCQYPDWFRGTDTRPPYHEERLYEKTYWFQFNNRNKRGITLDLTSEKGLALLKRLLTDADAVIDNYAADVMPRLGLDAKTLLAINPRLVVVTMPAFGMSGMWNGARAYGSTLEQASGLPSVNGREGDPPTMLHAALADPLGGLNGAAALLLGFMHQKATGEGQHIDLSQVQCMLPLVAPFVIEQSITGTTGPRLGNRHPDHVPHGCFPCLGIDQWITIAVRSDWEWRALCKAMRRTDLADDPALATSAGRRAQEDRIEAAVQNWTATVRPDVAMVTLQAAGVAAGIARLPGDLAADPHLVAVGHWQSVDRAFVGPHLEPSVAYREDFAALPYAIRSTAPTLGQHNSEVLSELLGLGNEEIAALERSGVIGTVATSKTAPASKSAAE; translated from the coding sequence ATGCAGCAATTTCCGCTGGCTGGAATTCGCGTCATCGAGATCGGGTGCGGCGACGCGCTGGGCTATTGCGGCAAGCTGTTTGCGGATTTCGGCGCCGAGGTCATCAAGATCGAGCCGCCGGGCGGCGATCCGGCGCGACGCATCGCACCGCTGGTTGATGCCGGCGGCGGGCACCTGGAGAGCGGAACCTTCGCCTGGCTCAATACCAACAAGCAGAGCATCACAGCCGATCTCAACACCGCAGCCGACGTCGCAAAAATCCGGGCGCTGCTGTCGACGGCCGACCTGCTGCTCGACGCGCGTCCGCCGGCCGAACTTCAGGCCTCGCCGCTGTCGCATCAGGATCTGCGCCGGGCAGAGCCCGGCCTTGCGATCACGGCGCTCTCATGGTTCGGCGAGCACGGACCCTATCGCGACTATGCCATGACGGAATCCGTCTGTCGCAGTCTCGCGGGACTGGTCAAGCTGGTCGGCCCGGTCGAAGGGCCACCGGTGTTGCCACGCGATGGGCAGATCGCGATGACCGGGGGCCTCACCGCCTTCATTCCGAGCCTCGCCGGACTTTATGGACACACGACCGGCGCGCGCCGTTTCTCCGTCAGCCTGCACGCGGCGTTCCTGCACATCACCGAGTTCGACACGGGACTGGCGCTGGAAGCCGGCTTCACGCGGCCGCGCCCCGGCCTCAACCGGTTCGGCCGCGGTTATCCCTCGGGCAACTTCATGACCAGGCACGGCTGGCTCGGCGTCACCGTGGTGACCCCGGCGCAATGGGTCGGGTTCTGCAAGCTGATCGGGCTGCCCGAACTCGGACATGATGCGAGATACAACACCACGATCGACCGCTTCACGCGCGCGGAGGAATTGCGCGACATCATCACGCCGGCGCTGATGCAGCGCACGGCGCTGGAGTGGTTCGAGCGCGGCATCCCGCTGCGACTGACGCTCGCTGTCGTCCCCGATATGGGCGAACTGCTGGCGCAGGAGGTGCACAGGGGTCGCGGCGCGTTCGCGCCCGTCAGCATCGGCACGGCGTCGTTCGAAGCCCCTGTACTGCCGCAGCACCTCACCCGCGCCCTGCCGAAACCGAACGGTCGCGCACCACTGGCCGGCGACACCGCCGTGGAGACGCTGCCACCGCACACGCGCCTGGCCGATCGCGCGGCGACCAAAACCGATCCATTGCCGCTTGACGGCCTGCGCATCATTGACCTGACCATGGGCTGGGCCGGCCCGACCGCAACGCGGCAGATGGCGGATCTCGGCGCCGACGTGATCAAGGTCGAGTCCTGCCAGTATCCGGACTGGTTTCGCGGCACCGATACGCGGCCGCCCTATCATGAGGAGCGTCTCTACGAGAAGACGTACTGGTTCCAGTTCAACAATCGCAACAAGCGCGGCATCACCCTCGACCTCACCAGCGAGAAGGGCCTTGCGCTGCTGAAGCGGCTACTCACCGATGCCGATGCCGTGATCGACAATTATGCCGCCGACGTGATGCCGCGGCTCGGTCTCGACGCAAAGACCCTGCTGGCGATCAATCCGCGGCTGGTCGTGGTCACCATGCCGGCCTTCGGCATGAGCGGGATGTGGAACGGCGCGCGCGCCTATGGCTCGACACTGGAACAAGCCTCGGGGCTGCCGTCGGTGAACGGCCGCGAAGGCGATCCGCCGACCATGTTGCATGCGGCACTCGCCGATCCGCTCGGCGGCCTGAACGGCGCTGCCGCGCTGCTGCTGGGCTTCATGCACCAGAAGGCTACCGGCGAGGGTCAGCACATCGACCTGTCGCAGGTGCAGTGCATGCTGCCGCTGGTCGCCCCCTTTGTGATCGAACAATCGATCACCGGGACGACCGGCCCCCGCCTCGGCAACCGGCATCCGGACCATGTACCGCACGGCTGCTTTCCTTGCCTCGGCATCGACCAGTGGATCACCATCGCCGTGCGCAGCGACTGGGAATGGCGGGCGCTGTGCAAGGCGATGCGGCGCACTGATCTCGCCGACGATCCGGCACTCGCGACATCAGCCGGCCGGAGGGCGCAGGAGGATCGCATCGAGGCGGCTGTGCAGAACTGGACGGCAACGGTGCGGCCAGACGTCGCAATGGTGACGCTGCAAGCCGCCGGCGTCGCGGCCGGCATCGCCAGATTGCCGGGGGATCTCGCCGCCGATCCACATCTGGTCGCGGTCGGCCACTGGCAGAGTGTCGATCGTGCCTTCGTCGGGCCGCATCTCGAGCCGTCGGTGGCTTATCGCGAGGATTTCGCCGCCCTGCCCTATGCCATCCGCAGCACGGCGCCGACACTCGGCCAGCACAATAGCGAAGTGTTGTCGGAGCTGCTCGGTCTCGGCAATGAAGAGATCGCCGCGCTGGAGCGCAGCGGCGTGATCGGCACGGTGGCGACGTCGAAAACCGCCCCCGCCAGCAAGAGCGCCGCCGAATAG
- a CDS encoding amidohydrolase family protein — MSEAPAHITRPDTSSNAMDAGWTDCDLDPSVSPSNEALVRQGITRAVVGRLPRASVTLSPEPGSHGIATRFVIAAPPHPDPAMLHDLQAQGVRGVRFKISGDADRVRTQLDRVLRYADRIVGCGWHIELQFSNGSALPRDSEWTLMRFPVAVCLSGITDIITRRAPDDPELEFILVLLRLGRTWIKLSGAAVTRHNDDMPSRIETFVSSALATRRDRIVWSSGALQARSQHAVADGIAHVTAALATLRQWIPDNADREAVLAANPSQLYGFETAS, encoded by the coding sequence ATGTCTGAAGCGCCTGCGCATATCACGCGACCGGACACATCCAGCAACGCGATGGACGCCGGCTGGACCGATTGCGATCTCGATCCGTCCGTCAGCCCGAGCAACGAAGCGCTTGTCCGCCAGGGGATCACGCGCGCGGTGGTCGGCCGCTTGCCGCGCGCCAGCGTGACGCTGTCGCCGGAGCCGGGCTCGCACGGCATCGCCACCCGCTTCGTGATCGCCGCTCCGCCCCATCCCGATCCCGCCATGCTGCACGACCTGCAGGCCCAGGGCGTGCGCGGCGTTCGTTTCAAGATCAGCGGTGATGCGGATCGCGTGCGCACTCAACTCGACAGGGTTCTGCGTTATGCAGACCGCATCGTCGGATGCGGATGGCACATCGAACTCCAATTCAGCAATGGCAGCGCCCTGCCCCGCGACAGCGAATGGACGCTGATGCGTTTTCCGGTCGCCGTCTGTCTCAGCGGAATCACCGACATCATCACGCGCCGCGCACCGGACGATCCGGAGCTTGAATTCATTCTGGTCCTGCTGCGGCTCGGGCGCACCTGGATCAAACTGTCCGGCGCCGCTGTCACCCGGCACAACGACGACATGCCCAGCCGGATCGAAACCTTCGTCTCCAGTGCGCTCGCCACTCGCCGCGACCGGATCGTCTGGAGCAGCGGTGCATTACAGGCGCGGAGCCAGCACGCCGTGGCCGACGGCATCGCCCACGTCACCGCTGCGCTCGCGACGCTTCGGCAATGGATACCTGATAACGCCGACCGTGAAGCGGTTCTCGCAGCTAACCCGTCGCAGCTTTATGGCTTCGAGACCGCAAGCTGA
- a CDS encoding helix-turn-helix transcriptional regulator, whose amino-acid sequence MHHPGRTLRRLRLLQRMKQSHLAERLDVNQATVSRWECGLLPMSWDQQAAAWRLLVVRPAPSQDAALRRLVESSARKVHLVCDRTHRLLAASPTRQAEWHTDPAQLLGQSLIGYASPEILTAEATLDSLGWHDGHLSCLTVETGANADPQVPIAPGRALWERIMLADGSAGRLVTTLA is encoded by the coding sequence ATGCATCACCCAGGCCGAACGCTGAGACGACTGCGTCTGCTGCAACGGATGAAGCAAAGCCATCTGGCAGAGCGGCTGGATGTCAACCAGGCCACGGTGTCGCGCTGGGAATGCGGACTGCTGCCGATGTCCTGGGACCAGCAGGCCGCCGCCTGGCGATTGCTCGTGGTCCGACCCGCCCCGTCGCAGGACGCGGCCCTCAGGCGGCTGGTGGAGTCGTCCGCGCGCAAGGTGCACCTGGTCTGCGATCGAACCCATCGCCTGCTCGCGGCCTCGCCCACGCGGCAAGCGGAATGGCACACCGATCCGGCGCAACTGCTCGGCCAATCCCTGATCGGTTATGCCTCACCGGAGATCCTGACGGCGGAAGCCACGCTCGATAGTCTCGGCTGGCACGACGGACACCTGTCCTGCCTCACGGTCGAGACTGGCGCCAACGCCGATCCGCAGGTTCCGATCGCGCCGGGGCGCGCGCTGTGGGAGCGCATCATGCTCGCGGACGGCAGCGCGGGACGGCTTGTCACCACGCTTGCCTGA